The Euphorbia lathyris chromosome 2, ddEupLath1.1, whole genome shotgun sequence genome includes a window with the following:
- the LOC136219038 gene encoding protein TEM1 isoform X3, producing the protein MSQICRKIVHVNIRWSILDFRQFFQFIWDRILSCSIGKPVKYRRLTRGPSSSPTTPEAVESGGLLSSSSQHLSTTTSFDGSDLVSLKISLLGDCQIGKTSFVIKYVGDEQEKKSLEMTGLNLMDKTLIVEGARITFSLWDVGGDSRSVDHVPIACKDAVAILFMFDLTSRCTLNSVIEWYSEARKWNQGPNLMILCNFPPICNRQLSLRQGHMQRQ; encoded by the exons ATGTCTCAGATTTGTAGAAAAATTGTACACGTCAACATTAGGTGGAGTATACTCGATTTCAGGCAGTTTTTTCAGTTTATTTGGGATAGAATCCTTTCTTGTTCAATTGGTAAGCCTGTTAAATATCGCCGCCTCACTCGCGGGCCTTCTTCTTCTCCGACGACGCCGGAGGCTGTTGAATCTGGCGGTTTATTGTCGTCTTCGTCACAGCACCTCTCTACTACGACGTCGTTTGACGGGTCTGATTTAGTCAGTTTGAAGATTAGTTTGTTGGGTGATTGCCAAATTGGGAAAACCAGTTTTGTG ATAAAGTATGTGGGAGATGagcaagaaaagaaaagtttgGAGATGACAGGATTGAATTTAATGGATAAAACATTAATAGTTGAAGGAGCCAGGATTACATTTAGCCTATGGGATGTAGGAG gTGACAGTAGGTCAGTTGATCATGTTCCTATTGCCTGTAAAGATGCAGTAGCAATTTTGTTCATGTTTGATTTAACAAGTCGTTGTACTCTTAacag TGTTATTGAATGGTATAGTGAAGCAAGAAAATGGAATCag GGACCAAATTTGATGATTTTGTGCAACTTCCCCCCAATTTGCAATCGCCAATTGTCACTCag
- the LOC136219038 gene encoding protein TEM1 isoform X2, which produces MSQICRKIVHVNIRWSILDFRQFFQFIWDRILSCSIGKPVKYRRLTRGPSSSPTTPEAVESGGLLSSSSQHLSTTTSFDGSDLVSLKISLLGDCQIGKTSFVIKYVGDEQEKKSLEMTGLNLMDKTLIVEGARITFSLWDVGGDSRSVDHVPIACKDAVAILFMFDLTSRCTLNSVIEWYSEARKWNQGPNLMILCNFPPICNRQLSLRYFFLFNFQLKTLYLIDNTSSLYFIIATLLEEVLTSWGW; this is translated from the exons ATGTCTCAGATTTGTAGAAAAATTGTACACGTCAACATTAGGTGGAGTATACTCGATTTCAGGCAGTTTTTTCAGTTTATTTGGGATAGAATCCTTTCTTGTTCAATTGGTAAGCCTGTTAAATATCGCCGCCTCACTCGCGGGCCTTCTTCTTCTCCGACGACGCCGGAGGCTGTTGAATCTGGCGGTTTATTGTCGTCTTCGTCACAGCACCTCTCTACTACGACGTCGTTTGACGGGTCTGATTTAGTCAGTTTGAAGATTAGTTTGTTGGGTGATTGCCAAATTGGGAAAACCAGTTTTGTG ATAAAGTATGTGGGAGATGagcaagaaaagaaaagtttgGAGATGACAGGATTGAATTTAATGGATAAAACATTAATAGTTGAAGGAGCCAGGATTACATTTAGCCTATGGGATGTAGGAG gTGACAGTAGGTCAGTTGATCATGTTCCTATTGCCTGTAAAGATGCAGTAGCAATTTTGTTCATGTTTGATTTAACAAGTCGTTGTACTCTTAacag TGTTATTGAATGGTATAGTGAAGCAAGAAAATGGAATCag GGACCAAATTTGATGATTTTGTGCAACTTCCCCCCAATTTGCAATCGCCAATTGTCACTCaggtatttctttctttttaactTTCAATTAAAGACTCTTTACTTGATAGATAATACCTCTAGCTTGTATTTTATTATTGCTACTCTGCTAGAAGAGGTATTGACATCCTGGGGATGGTAA